A single Mastomys coucha isolate ucsf_1 chromosome X, UCSF_Mcou_1, whole genome shotgun sequence DNA region contains:
- the LOC116093297 gene encoding claudin-34-like — protein sequence MARKHAKRQLGGLAAGTIAWFLCIVSMSLPQWRVWLFQDPMDSKPGMTLVGMWKTCVYHQESNSTFNRMCYKYTYQDDFIPLDIRVAQHLLLIASLLGIIATISVTIALWKLYSGRLRKKATFNPFRLPGILNTIASSFVFLSILYNYLSIIRKAGIDFPPSFDTPSFPDDQKVGTALAMATLSCFLFLIGGIIPLSFTLPPRY from the coding sequence ATGGCCAGAAAGCATGCCAAGCGGCAGCTTGGAGGTTTGGCTGCAGGCACCATAGCATGGTTCCTTTGTATTGTCTCTATGAGCCTCCCTCAATGGCGAGTGTGGCTCTTTCAAGATCCTATGGATTCTAAACCCGGCATGACCTTAGTAGGTATGTGGAAAACCTGCGTTTACCACCAGGAAAGCAATTCCACATTTAACAGAATGTGTTACAAATACACCTACCAGGACGACTTCATCCCTCTGGATATTCGAGTTGCCCAACATCTGCTACTCATTGCAAGCCTTCTTGGCATTATTGCCACAATCTCTGTTACCATTGCTCTTTGGAAATTGTACTCAGGGAGACTTCGGAAGAAAGCCACCTTCAACCCATTCCGCCTTCCAGGGATTCTGAACACCATTGCTAGCAGCTTTGTCTTCCTTTCCATCTTGTACAATTATTTATCAATCATTCGCAAGGCTGGGATTGACTTCCCCCCATCTTTCGACACACCCTCCTTCCCAGATGATCAAAAAGTTGGCACTGCACTGGCAATGGCAACTCTATCCTGTTTCTTATTTCTAATAGGTGGCATAATTCCCCTTTCTTTCACTCTTCCTCCACGTTACTGA